A single Ischnura elegans chromosome 13 unlocalized genomic scaffold, ioIscEleg1.1 SUPER_13_unloc_4, whole genome shotgun sequence DNA region contains:
- the LOC124173073 gene encoding putative nuclease HARBI1 codes for MARNDELCCVVGAIDGCHVEVIPSGPNRADYFSRKLRYSVQFQAVCDHTGKFVDVFAGYPGSVHDSRVLRASPLYVNALYPPQGYAILGDSGYPCIADPIAVLTPYREPVAGPIQARFNAHHRRGRNIIERSFGMLKTRWRCIFMQRVTLRHTRVANVIGACCIMHNICLTNGDILVGDGLVGEEENVVGMVGHHENCFNLRDNIARRMSRPDIVPGHLADHDYL; via the coding sequence ATGGCAAGGAATGATGAGCTTTGTTGTGTTGTGGGTGCCATTGACGGCTGTCATGTGGAGGTGATACCATCCGGCCCTAACCGGGCCGATTATTTTAGTCGGAAGCTGAGGTACTCGGTTCAATTCCAGGCAGTGTGTGACCATACGGGAAAATTTGTGGATGTTTTTGCGGGTTACCCTGGGTCGGTGCACGACTCGAGGGTATTAAGGGCAAGCCCCCTGTACGTCAATGCGTTGTATCCCCCTCAAGGATATGCTATATTGGGGGACAGCGGCTACCCCTGCATTGCCGACCCCATAGCCGTGCTAACGCCATACCGCGAGCCAGTGGCAGGGCCTATTCAGGCTCGTTTCAATGCGCACCACCGAAGGGGCAGGAACATAATAGAAAGGAGCTTCGGCATGCTGAAAACCAGGTGGAGGTGCATATTTATGCAGCGGGTGACGTTGCGTCACACCCGAGTGGCGAACGTAATCGGGGCCTGCTGCATCATGCATAATATATGTCTGACAAATGGCGACATTTTGGTGGGAGATGGACTTGTTGGGGAAGAAGAGAATGTGGTGGGAATGGTGGGGCACCATGAAAATTGTTTCAACTTAAGAGACAATATAGCCCGACGTATGTCGAGACCTGATATTGTGCCAGGACATTTGGCCGACCATGactatttgtaa
- the LOC124173074 gene encoding uncharacterized protein LOC124173074, producing the protein MAATDGKYFVWSLELTEKFVRTRKEKAELFDGSRNSAVTAWSAIIKELEGKVGVSQCRKKWDNLCKKYKDIRNPATGSGREGGGECADTWPFYGVMHWALSERDAVSPPCLFISNQPQSPGSLQDGGDGCSLSSSASTSSSSDSPQPPERRRRSSSTREDALERLVASVEEAVEDQKRRGDEFLHLFRSYVENKK; encoded by the exons ATGGCTGCCACCGatgggaaatattttgttt GGAGTTTGGAACTGACAGAGAAGTTCGTGAGAACTAGAAAAGAGAAGGCGGAGTTATTCGACGGAAGTCGAAATTCCGCGGTGACGGCATGGAG tGCCATCATTAAAGAGTTGGAGGGGAAGGTGGGAGTTTCGCAATGCAGAAAGAAGTGGGACAACTTATGTAAGAAGTACAAG GACATAAGGAACCCTGCCACAGGGAgtgggagggaaggaggaggagagtgtGCGGACACATGGCCTTTTTATGGGGTGATGCACTGGGCACTTTCAGAGCGGGATGCAGTTTCTCCACCCTGCCTGTTTATTTCGAACCAGCCGCAGTCCCCAGGGAGCCTGCAGGATGGAGGCGATGGGTGCTCCTTGAGCTCCTCAGCGTCCACCTCCTCATCCAGCGACAGCCCTCAACCGcctgagaggaggaggaggtcatCCAGCACAAGGGAGGATGCATTGGAGAGGCTGGTAGCCTCTGTGGAGGAAGCGGTTGAGGATCAAAAGCGGAGGGGGGATGAATTTCTGCATTTGTTCCGCAGTTatgtcgaaaataaaaaataa